The following are encoded together in the Vibrio splendidus genome:
- a CDS encoding sigma-54 dependent transcriptional regulator, translated as MQGLAKLLVVDDSAQDRHNLSTILEFVGESCEVISSEQARKVDWSLQWAGCIIGTIKGKGFNALLNEKLVHANHIPLLVIGKNNHQVDELTNYVGELELPLNYPQLSDALRHCKDFLGRKGVQVVSSARKNTLFRSLVGQSAGIQEVRHLIEQVSSTEANVLILGESGTGKEVVARNIHYHSKRRSGPFVPVNCGAIPPDLLESELFGHEKGAFTGAITARKGRFELAEGGTLFLDEIGDMPMAMQVKLLRVLQERCFERVGGNSTIKADVRVIAATHRNLEDMIDDDSFREDLYYRLNVFPIEMPALQDRKEDIPLLLQELMTRMEAEGSMPICFTARAINSLMEHYWPGNVRELANLVERMVILYPNSLVDVNHLPTKYRYSDIPEFQPEFNRFVSEEEQERDALSDLFSEDFSFDQQDDLADNANAPQELPPEGVNLKELLADMEVNMINQALEAQGGIVARAADMLGMRRTTLVEKMRKYNLQR; from the coding sequence ATGCAAGGTTTGGCAAAACTGCTTGTCGTCGACGATAGCGCTCAAGATCGTCACAATTTAAGCACAATATTAGAGTTTGTAGGAGAGAGCTGCGAAGTAATCAGCTCTGAACAAGCACGTAAAGTTGACTGGTCACTACAGTGGGCCGGCTGCATTATTGGTACCATTAAAGGTAAAGGCTTCAACGCATTACTGAATGAAAAGCTTGTTCACGCCAATCACATCCCTTTACTGGTGATTGGTAAAAACAATCACCAGGTTGACGAGCTAACTAACTATGTTGGCGAGCTTGAACTTCCTCTTAACTACCCGCAATTAAGTGATGCATTAAGGCACTGTAAAGATTTCTTAGGCCGCAAGGGCGTTCAAGTGGTGTCTTCGGCACGCAAGAACACACTGTTTCGCAGCCTAGTAGGGCAAAGTGCTGGTATTCAAGAAGTACGTCACTTAATTGAACAAGTCTCTTCTACGGAAGCTAACGTGCTGATTCTTGGTGAATCTGGTACCGGAAAAGAAGTCGTAGCGCGTAATATTCACTATCACTCTAAGCGCCGTTCTGGGCCTTTCGTGCCTGTGAATTGTGGTGCTATTCCACCAGACTTACTCGAAAGTGAGTTGTTTGGTCATGAGAAGGGCGCATTTACTGGTGCGATTACCGCACGAAAAGGTCGCTTTGAATTGGCTGAAGGTGGCACACTGTTTCTTGATGAAATTGGCGATATGCCAATGGCAATGCAAGTTAAGTTGTTGCGTGTACTGCAAGAGCGCTGTTTTGAACGCGTAGGTGGCAACAGCACCATTAAAGCTGACGTTCGTGTGATTGCAGCAACACACCGCAATCTTGAAGACATGATCGACGATGACTCGTTCCGTGAAGATCTTTATTACCGCTTGAATGTATTCCCGATTGAAATGCCGGCGCTTCAAGATCGTAAAGAAGATATTCCACTGTTGCTTCAAGAACTAATGACTCGAATGGAAGCGGAAGGCAGTATGCCTATCTGCTTCACGGCTCGTGCTATCAATTCTTTGATGGAGCACTACTGGCCAGGTAACGTTCGTGAGCTAGCGAACCTCGTTGAGCGAATGGTTATCCTGTATCCGAATAGCTTGGTTGATGTGAATCATCTACCCACTAAATATAGATACAGTGATATCCCTGAGTTCCAGCCTGAATTTAATCGCTTTGTGTCGGAAGAAGAGCAAGAACGTGATGCACTTTCTGATTTGTTCTCAGAAGATTTCAGCTTTGACCAGCAAGATGATCTTGCCGATAACGCGAATGCGCCTCAAGAGTTACCACCAGAAGGTGTTAATTTGAAAGAGCTGTTGGCGGATATGGAAGTGAACATGATTAACCAAGCCTTGGAAGCGCAGGGTGGCATTGTTGCCCGTGCTGCAGACATGCTTGGAATGCGCAGAACCACTCTGGTTGAAAAAATGCGGAAGTACAATCTACAGCGATAG
- a CDS encoding flagellin — translation MAINVSTNVSAMTAQRYLNKASNDLATSMERLSSGHKINSAKDDAAGLQISNRLTAQSRGLDVAMRNANDGISIAQTAEGAMNESTNVLQRMRDLAIQSSNGTNSAAERTALNEESSALQDELNRIAETTSFGGRRLLNGSFGEASFQIGSSSGEAMIMGLTSVRADDFRMGGTTFDSENGKDKSWEVPPTASDLKFEFRTKAGEDIVLDINTKAGDDIEELATYINGQSDLVNASVTDDGRIQLFVAEPDLDGAMSISGGLASELGIKSEGRATSVQDISLTSVAGSQNAISVIDSAMKYVDSQRADLGAKQNRLSHSINNLANVQENVDASNSRIKDTDFAKETTQMTKSQILQQAGTSILAQAKQLPNSAMTLLQ, via the coding sequence ATGGCTATTAATGTAAGCACTAACGTTTCTGCTATGACAGCACAGCGTTACCTGAATAAAGCGTCTAATGATTTAGCGACTTCTATGGAGCGTTTGTCATCAGGGCATAAAATCAACAGCGCGAAAGATGATGCAGCCGGTCTGCAAATCTCTAACCGTTTAACGGCGCAATCACGTGGTTTAGACGTAGCAATGCGTAATGCCAATGATGGTATTTCAATTGCACAAACCGCTGAAGGTGCGATGAACGAATCAACCAACGTACTACAACGTATGCGTGATCTGGCGATTCAATCATCAAACGGTACGAACTCGGCAGCGGAACGTACCGCGCTTAATGAAGAGTCTTCGGCACTTCAAGATGAGCTAAACCGTATCGCGGAAACGACCTCGTTTGGTGGCCGTCGTCTGTTGAATGGTTCATTTGGTGAAGCATCTTTCCAGATAGGTTCTAGTTCTGGTGAAGCGATGATTATGGGACTCACTAGTGTTCGTGCTGATGACTTCCGTATGGGCGGTACTACGTTCGATTCTGAAAACGGTAAAGATAAAAGCTGGGAAGTGCCGCCAACGGCGAGCGATCTTAAGTTTGAATTCAGAACCAAAGCAGGTGAAGACATCGTTTTAGATATCAATACCAAAGCGGGTGATGATATCGAAGAGCTTGCTACTTACATTAATGGTCAATCTGATCTTGTGAACGCATCGGTGACTGATGATGGTCGCATACAACTATTCGTTGCTGAACCTGACCTTGACGGTGCAATGTCGATCTCTGGTGGCCTAGCATCTGAGCTAGGTATTAAGAGTGAAGGTCGTGCAACATCGGTTCAAGATATCAGCCTGACTAGCGTTGCAGGTTCACAAAACGCAATCAGCGTGATTGATTCTGCAATGAAGTACGTAGATTCACAGCGTGCTGATTTGGGTGCTAAACAGAACCGTCTAAGCCACAGTATTAATAACTTGGCAAACGTTCAAGAGAACGTAGACGCTTCTAACAGCCGAATCAAAGATACGGACTTTGCGAAAGAGACGACGCAAATGACCAAATCACAAATTCTGCAACAAGCAGGTACTTCGATACTTGCTCAAGCAAAACAGTTGCCTAACTCTGCAATGACACTATTGCAATAG
- the fliD gene encoding flagellar filament capping protein FliD produces MSFGPMGISSGMDINSMVSKIVDSERVPKQQRIDNERTRIDTSISAYGRLRESLDSMKNLMTNFRQEKAFAVRTVESTDEGLVSATATTEAIAGKYAIDVLQLAQSHKVASDVLSEDMKFGPGKLQVSLGDDSFDVQVGDRSKLIDVVRSINGADSNPGVRASIINDVEGPRLIVASNQSGSDQQISINVESDAANPLKKLEYKTLEERVKALEKARLAAQDVLALTPAGKAVELIDEAIANDDPNASEKLDEDGNVIPATQTDSASDVDGDSQSLSYGEQAAADGQAALDAAQASKSVMPEDNIPGWTETASGTLLDSYYTPELELDEKAIEKAPDVPGWSNAASGTLTDSYVTPKEAQQKLEAEQARIEDKISQEKADLAERVQKGELTAEQAKKIERAKLEPEERELLEKVDKVQAELEQAQQSFDTYSGMAEVQAGQDSMVVLDGVAQLSSNNNVIEDAVEGIDITVKGKTPKDKPPAEIGVEYDRNSVRQDIESFVNSYNQFYQVSKNLAGVDPTTGQKGPLSGDSTVRNADSRLKGVFSSSIEGAPDNLKSLTEFGITTTRQGSLEINYDMLDRQLNNNFDKLGEFFGGNNGFAKKVEDAIQGITGITGSIRTREKSLVEQNYRLVDDQSALDRRMDSLENRTHSKFTAMQDATSKMQSQLGSMMNALG; encoded by the coding sequence ATGAGTTTTGGCCCAATGGGGATTTCGTCTGGCATGGATATCAATTCCATGGTCAGCAAAATTGTTGATTCGGAGCGTGTACCTAAACAGCAACGAATTGATAATGAACGAACGCGAATCGATACCAGCATTAGTGCCTATGGAAGACTCAGAGAATCCCTTGATTCGATGAAAAACCTGATGACAAACTTTCGTCAGGAAAAAGCTTTTGCTGTGCGAACAGTTGAAAGTACCGATGAAGGTCTTGTCTCTGCAACCGCGACTACCGAAGCGATCGCTGGCAAATATGCCATCGATGTGTTGCAGCTTGCCCAGAGTCATAAAGTGGCTTCTGATGTACTGTCAGAGGACATGAAATTTGGCCCAGGTAAGCTGCAGGTTTCGCTTGGTGATGACAGCTTTGATGTGCAAGTTGGCGACAGATCGAAACTTATCGATGTCGTTCGCAGTATAAACGGCGCAGATAGCAATCCAGGCGTTCGTGCATCTATTATCAATGATGTCGAAGGCCCACGACTTATTGTCGCCTCGAACCAGTCTGGTTCAGATCAGCAGATCAGCATTAATGTGGAGTCTGATGCTGCTAATCCTCTAAAAAAACTCGAATACAAAACTCTAGAAGAGCGTGTGAAGGCGCTTGAGAAAGCGCGCCTTGCTGCACAAGATGTTCTTGCTCTAACCCCTGCAGGAAAAGCCGTTGAACTCATCGATGAAGCGATCGCTAACGATGACCCAAATGCGAGTGAAAAACTCGATGAAGACGGAAATGTTATCCCAGCAACCCAAACCGATTCTGCCTCAGATGTTGACGGAGACTCTCAAAGTCTTAGTTACGGCGAGCAAGCTGCAGCCGATGGTCAAGCTGCCCTAGACGCAGCTCAGGCGTCAAAGTCTGTGATGCCCGAAGACAATATCCCAGGTTGGACTGAGACAGCCTCAGGAACTCTTTTAGATTCTTACTACACACCAGAACTTGAGCTTGATGAAAAAGCGATAGAGAAGGCGCCTGACGTGCCGGGGTGGTCAAATGCTGCCTCGGGTACTCTGACCGATTCCTACGTGACACCGAAAGAAGCTCAGCAAAAGCTTGAAGCTGAACAAGCGCGAATCGAAGATAAAATTTCACAAGAAAAAGCCGATTTGGCTGAGAGAGTTCAAAAAGGCGAATTGACCGCGGAACAAGCCAAAAAAATTGAGCGTGCGAAATTAGAACCCGAAGAGCGTGAGCTTTTAGAGAAAGTCGATAAAGTGCAAGCTGAGCTCGAACAGGCACAACAGTCTTTTGATACCTATAGCGGTATGGCTGAAGTTCAGGCGGGGCAAGATTCAATGGTCGTTCTAGACGGCGTTGCACAGCTTTCGAGTAATAACAATGTGATTGAAGATGCCGTAGAAGGTATCGATATTACGGTGAAAGGCAAAACGCCAAAAGATAAGCCACCGGCCGAAATCGGTGTTGAGTACGACCGTAATAGTGTGCGCCAAGACATTGAATCTTTCGTTAACTCTTACAATCAGTTTTATCAAGTGTCTAAGAACTTGGCGGGCGTTGATCCAACGACTGGCCAAAAAGGGCCGCTTTCTGGCGACAGTACTGTACGTAATGCCGACTCGCGATTGAAAGGGGTGTTCTCATCAAGTATTGAAGGCGCGCCTGATAATCTCAAGTCATTGACTGAATTTGGTATCACGACCACAAGGCAAGGCTCGCTAGAAATTAACTACGACATGCTTGATCGTCAACTTAATAATAACTTCGATAAGTTGGGTGAGTTCTTTGGCGGCAACAATGGTTTCGCCAAAAAAGTGGAAGATGCGATTCAAGGTATCACAGGTATCACAGGTTCGATTCGTACTAGAGAAAAGAGCTTAGTCGAGCAAAACTACCGCTTGGTTGATGATCAAAGCGCACTCGATCGCCGCATGGACAGCCTAGAAAACCGCACACATTCTAAGTTTACTGCCATGCAAGATGCGACTAGCAAGATGCAATCCCAGCTGGGCAGTATGATGAATGCGTTGGGCTAA
- a CDS encoding sensor histidine kinase gives MHGSNESENQSHLDSVEQQVERYKQVLDVMPAGVILLDTHGEVREANPEAHRILGVELVGEKWFSVIQSAFDPKDDDGHEISLKNGRKVRLAISASTTGQLILITDLTETRLLQSRVSDLQRLSSLGRMVASLAHQVRTPLSSAMLYASNLAAPNLPPATKTRFQSKLMDRLHDLEKQVNDMLLFAKGGDNKVVKPFTVAELITEFHPMVEAALKSNQIDYCQEVEGEETQMFGNANAIASALSNLVLNAVQIAGKESQIDVFFRPVNGELKISVQDSGPGVPKELQGKIMEPFFTTRSQGTGLGLAVVQMVCRAHEGRLELISEEGDGACFTMCLPLERSASSEDK, from the coding sequence ATGCACGGATCTAACGAATCAGAAAATCAGTCACACCTAGATTCAGTTGAACAGCAGGTTGAGCGCTATAAGCAAGTGCTTGATGTGATGCCAGCAGGTGTCATCTTGTTAGATACTCATGGTGAAGTAAGGGAAGCGAACCCAGAAGCGCATCGAATTTTAGGTGTGGAACTGGTGGGCGAGAAGTGGTTTTCTGTGATTCAAAGTGCCTTTGATCCTAAAGACGATGATGGGCATGAGATCTCACTGAAGAATGGGCGTAAGGTTCGTTTGGCTATTTCAGCTTCTACCACGGGTCAACTTATCTTGATTACCGACCTGACAGAAACTCGTCTTCTACAGTCTCGCGTGAGTGATCTTCAGCGCTTGTCGTCGTTAGGCAGAATGGTAGCCTCGTTGGCACACCAGGTTCGTACGCCACTTTCTAGTGCGATGCTGTATGCATCCAACCTTGCCGCGCCGAACCTGCCGCCAGCAACAAAAACGCGCTTTCAATCTAAGCTTATGGATAGGCTCCATGACTTAGAGAAGCAAGTGAATGACATGCTGTTGTTTGCCAAGGGTGGCGACAACAAGGTTGTGAAGCCATTTACTGTCGCTGAACTGATCACTGAATTTCACCCAATGGTGGAAGCGGCATTAAAATCGAACCAGATTGATTATTGCCAGGAAGTGGAAGGCGAAGAAACTCAGATGTTTGGCAATGCTAATGCTATAGCTTCTGCTCTGAGCAACCTAGTTTTGAACGCAGTGCAAATTGCGGGTAAAGAATCGCAGATTGATGTTTTTTTTAGGCCCGTAAACGGCGAGCTTAAGATATCAGTGCAAGACAGTGGCCCCGGCGTACCGAAAGAGCTTCAAGGTAAAATTATGGAACCCTTCTTTACCACTCGTTCGCAAGGTACAGGTCTAGGTTTAGCCGTTGTACAAATGGTCTGTCGAGCACATGAAGGCCGACTGGAATTGATATCAGAAGAAGGGGACGGCGCATGCTTTACTATGTGTCTACCGCTGGAAAGAAGCGCTTCTTCTGAAGACAAATAA
- a CDS encoding flagellar protein FliT, which yields MNSQLQELCELDQLIISKLEFSEINAEEITRLVDNREQLLQNVLQIIDSHPDVKQSSEWFEAITRTRKLVELMQSETSRVGKTLHKYRHGAKSVQQYKKFL from the coding sequence ATGAACAGTCAGCTGCAAGAGCTTTGTGAACTCGATCAATTAATTATCTCTAAGCTTGAATTTAGTGAAATTAATGCTGAAGAAATAACGCGGCTTGTCGATAACAGAGAACAGTTATTGCAAAACGTGCTTCAAATAATCGACTCACACCCCGACGTTAAGCAAAGTTCTGAATGGTTTGAAGCCATTACCAGAACCAGAAAATTAGTCGAATTGATGCAGTCTGAGACAAGTCGAGTAGGTAAGACCCTACACAAGTACCGTCACGGCGCTAAATCAGTTCAACAATACAAAAAGTTTTTATAA
- the flaG gene encoding flagellar protein FlaG produces the protein MEIPSNASNIQPYGSPNGIKFASDEGSSASSTSRLKEATSYGKVEKSKEQATEAAIQLAQHRQELNDEERVKMVEKVNEFISSLNKGVAFKVDEESGRDVVTIYETTTGDIIRQIPDEEMLEILRRLAAQNSNSRIFEVKV, from the coding sequence ATGGAAATACCATCCAACGCATCGAACATCCAGCCTTATGGCTCACCTAATGGCATTAAATTTGCAAGCGATGAAGGTAGTAGTGCGTCGAGCACTTCACGACTGAAAGAAGCAACATCTTATGGCAAGGTAGAAAAATCGAAAGAGCAAGCTACCGAAGCGGCGATTCAATTAGCTCAACATCGACAAGAGTTAAACGATGAAGAGCGAGTCAAGATGGTAGAGAAGGTAAACGAGTTTATCTCCTCTCTCAACAAGGGTGTTGCCTTTAAAGTCGATGAAGAGTCGGGGAGAGATGTGGTTACCATTTATGAGACCACAACCGGTGATATTATTCGCCAGATCCCTGACGAAGAAATGCTTGAAATTCTAAGACGCCTAGCAGCCCAAAATTCAAATAGTAGAATATTTGAGGTGAAGGTTTAA
- a CDS encoding flagellin, translating into MAVNVNTNVSAMTAQRYLNNANSAQQTSMERLASGSKINSAKDDAAGLQISNRLNVQSRGLDVAVRNANDGISIAQTAEGAMNETTNILQRMRDLSLQSSNGSNSKSERVAIQEEVTALNDELNRIAETTSFGGNKLLNGTHGTKSFQIGADNGEAVMLQLKDMRSDNAQMGGKSYQTENAKDKDWNVQAGANDLKMSFTDNFGQAQEIDVSAKAGDDIEELATYINGQQDSVKASVTEDGKLQMFTGNNKVEGEVAFSGSLAGELGMQPGKDVTVDTIDVTSVGGAQESVAVIDAALKYVDSHRAELGAFQNRFDHAISNLDNINENVNASKSRIKDTDFAKETTQMTKSQILSQASSSILAQAKQAPNSALSLLG; encoded by the coding sequence ATGGCAGTGAATGTAAATACAAACGTTTCAGCGATGACAGCGCAACGTTACCTAAACAACGCAAACAGCGCGCAACAAACATCAATGGAGCGCCTAGCTTCAGGCTCTAAAATCAACAGCGCTAAAGATGACGCTGCGGGCCTACAAATCTCTAACCGTTTGAACGTTCAGAGCCGCGGCCTTGATGTTGCTGTACGTAACGCGAACGACGGTATCTCTATTGCACAAACTGCTGAAGGTGCAATGAACGAGACAACCAACATCCTGCAACGTATGCGTGATTTGTCTCTACAATCTTCAAACGGCTCAAACTCAAAATCTGAGCGTGTAGCGATTCAAGAAGAAGTAACAGCACTGAACGACGAACTGAACCGTATTGCGGAAACCACGTCTTTTGGTGGCAATAAGCTGCTTAACGGTACTCACGGTACTAAATCATTCCAAATCGGTGCGGACAACGGTGAAGCGGTAATGCTTCAACTGAAAGACATGCGCTCTGATAACGCTCAGATGGGTGGTAAGAGCTACCAAACTGAGAACGCGAAAGACAAAGACTGGAACGTTCAAGCTGGCGCAAACGACCTAAAAATGTCGTTCACTGATAACTTCGGCCAAGCACAAGAAATCGATGTGTCTGCGAAAGCGGGCGACGACATCGAAGAGCTAGCAACGTACATCAACGGTCAACAAGATTCTGTTAAAGCGTCTGTAACTGAAGACGGTAAGCTGCAAATGTTTACTGGCAACAACAAAGTTGAAGGCGAAGTGGCATTCTCTGGCAGCCTTGCTGGTGAACTAGGCATGCAACCTGGCAAAGATGTAACGGTTGATACTATCGACGTAACATCAGTTGGCGGCGCACAAGAATCTGTTGCAGTTATCGATGCGGCACTTAAGTATGTAGATAGCCACCGTGCTGAACTGGGTGCTTTCCAAAACCGTTTCGACCACGCTATCAGCAACTTAGACAACATTAACGAAAATGTTAATGCATCTAAGAGCCGTATTAAAGATACCGATTTCGCGAAAGAAACGACTCAGATGACTAAGTCTCAGATCCTTTCTCAAGCTTCAAGCTCGATTCTTGCTCAAGCGAAGCAAGCTCCGAACTCGGCACTTAGCCTACTAGGTTAA
- a CDS encoding flagellin gives MAINVSTNVSAMTAQRYLNSAAEGTQKSMERLSSGYKINSAKDDAAGLQISNRLTSQSRGLDMAVKNANDGISIAQTAEGAMNESTNILQRMRDLSLQSSNGSNSKSERVAIQEEVSALNTELNRIAETTSFGGNKLLNGTYGSQSFQIGADSGEAVMLTMNNMRTDTQDMGGKSYGVTEGKDASWRVAAGSDLTIKYNDKFGEAQELSISAKEGNDMEELATYINGQSQDVKASVGEGGKLQLFASSQKVEGDVEFGGSLAGELGIGAAKDVTVNDIDVTSVAGANEAVSIIDGALKSVDSNRASLGAFQNRFDHAISNLDNINENVNASKSRIKDTDYAKETTAMTKSQILQQASTSILAQAKQSPSAALSLLG, from the coding sequence ATGGCGATTAATGTAAGCACTAATGTGTCTGCAATGACGGCTCAGCGCTACCTAAATAGCGCGGCTGAAGGTACTCAAAAATCAATGGAGCGTTTGTCTTCTGGCTATAAAATCAATAGCGCAAAAGATGATGCTGCAGGCCTACAAATCTCTAACCGCTTAACGTCGCAAAGCCGTGGCCTAGATATGGCTGTGAAAAACGCGAATGATGGTATCTCTATTGCACAGACAGCTGAAGGTGCCATGAATGAGTCAACCAACATTCTGCAACGTATGCGTGACCTTTCTCTTCAATCTTCAAATGGTTCAAACAGCAAATCTGAACGTGTTGCGATCCAAGAAGAAGTCTCTGCTCTAAACACAGAACTTAACCGTATTGCTGAAACGACCTCTTTTGGTGGTAACAAGCTTCTTAACGGTACTTACGGCAGCCAATCTTTCCAAATCGGTGCAGATTCTGGTGAAGCAGTAATGCTGACGATGAATAACATGCGTACTGACACTCAAGACATGGGTGGCAAGAGCTACGGCGTTACAGAAGGCAAAGATGCTTCTTGGCGTGTAGCTGCAGGTTCTGATCTGACTATCAAATACAACGATAAGTTTGGTGAAGCACAAGAGTTGTCTATTTCTGCGAAGGAAGGCAACGATATGGAAGAACTAGCAACTTACATCAATGGTCAGAGCCAAGACGTTAAAGCGTCAGTTGGTGAAGGCGGCAAACTGCAACTTTTCGCTTCAAGCCAAAAAGTTGAAGGTGATGTTGAGTTCGGCGGCAGCCTTGCTGGTGAACTTGGTATTGGTGCTGCTAAAGACGTGACTGTTAACGATATCGATGTAACTTCGGTTGCTGGCGCGAACGAAGCGGTATCTATCATTGATGGCGCACTAAAATCTGTAGATAGTAACCGTGCTTCTCTTGGTGCTTTCCAAAACCGTTTTGACCACGCAATCAGCAACTTAGATAACATCAACGAAAACGTTAATGCATCTAAGAGCCGTATCAAAGATACCGATTACGCGAAAGAAACGACAGCAATGACGAAGTCTCAAATCCTACAACAGGCGAGTACTTCTATCCTAGCTCAAGCAAAACAATCACCATCAGCAGCTCTAAGCTTATTGGGCTAA
- a CDS encoding sigma-54-dependent transcriptional regulator: MAQSKVLIVEDDEGLREALVDTLALAGYEWLEADCAEDALVKLKSNSVDIVVSDVQMAGMGGLALLRNIKQHWPNLPVLLMTAYANIEDAVAAMKEGAIDYMAKPFAPEVLLNMVSRYAPVKSDDNGDAIVADEKSIKLMMLADKVAKTDANVMVLGPSGSGKEVMSRYIHNASSRKDGPFVAINCAAIPDNMLEATLFGYDKGAFTGAIQACPGKFEQAQGGTILLDEISEMDLSLQAKLLRVLQEREVERLGSRKSIKLDVRVLATSNRDLKQYVSEGNFREDLYYRLNVFPITWPALCERKGDIEPLAKHLVERHCTKLGMPVPVLSEQAISKLVNYPWPGNVRELDNVVQRALILSEQENISGEHILLEGVDWQDASGLQQIVEGNSVAAPDIKPIAEANPIGKVSAASEGLGNELRDQEYAIILETLIACNGRRKEMAEKLGISPRTLRYKLAKMRDAGIDIPN, encoded by the coding sequence ATGGCTCAAAGCAAAGTGTTAATCGTCGAAGATGATGAAGGTCTACGCGAAGCCCTTGTCGACACTCTCGCGCTTGCTGGCTATGAATGGCTGGAAGCGGATTGTGCGGAAGATGCTCTGGTAAAATTGAAATCGAACTCCGTTGATATTGTTGTCTCTGATGTGCAGATGGCAGGTATGGGCGGCTTAGCACTGCTAAGAAATATCAAGCAGCATTGGCCAAATCTACCAGTATTGTTGATGACAGCGTATGCCAACATTGAAGACGCCGTTGCCGCAATGAAAGAAGGCGCTATAGATTATATGGCAAAGCCATTTGCGCCTGAAGTGCTGCTTAATATGGTGAGCCGTTATGCTCCGGTAAAATCGGATGATAATGGCGATGCCATCGTTGCCGATGAGAAAAGCATCAAACTAATGATGTTGGCTGATAAGGTGGCTAAAACCGATGCTAACGTCATGGTGTTGGGGCCAAGTGGCTCTGGTAAAGAGGTCATGTCTCGCTATATTCACAACGCTTCGAGCCGTAAAGACGGTCCGTTTGTTGCGATTAACTGTGCCGCGATTCCAGATAACATGTTGGAAGCAACACTGTTTGGCTACGATAAAGGCGCATTTACTGGTGCTATTCAAGCTTGTCCTGGTAAATTTGAGCAGGCTCAAGGCGGTACTATTTTGTTGGATGAGATCAGTGAAATGGATCTTAGCCTACAAGCGAAACTACTGCGCGTGTTGCAAGAGCGCGAAGTTGAACGTCTTGGTAGCCGTAAGAGTATCAAACTGGATGTTCGTGTTTTGGCAACCAGTAACCGCGATCTAAAGCAGTATGTTTCTGAAGGGAATTTCCGTGAAGATTTATACTACCGCCTGAATGTATTTCCAATTACTTGGCCAGCACTGTGTGAACGTAAAGGCGATATTGAGCCGCTTGCGAAGCACTTGGTTGAGCGCCATTGCACCAAACTTGGTATGCCCGTTCCTGTTCTGTCCGAGCAAGCCATCAGTAAGCTCGTCAATTATCCGTGGCCGGGTAATGTGCGTGAACTGGATAATGTCGTGCAGCGCGCTCTAATTCTGAGTGAGCAAGAAAATATTTCAGGTGAGCACATCTTACTTGAAGGTGTCGATTGGCAAGACGCAAGTGGCCTACAGCAAATTGTTGAAGGCAACAGTGTTGCCGCGCCAGATATTAAGCCGATTGCTGAAGCGAACCCTATTGGTAAAGTCTCGGCTGCCAGCGAAGGGCTTGGAAATGAGCTTCGAGATCAAGAGTATGCAATTATTCTTGAGACGCTGATCGCTTGTAATGGCCGACGTAAAGAAATGGCAGAAAAATTGGGCATTAGCCCTCGCACATTGCGTTATAAGTTGGCGAAAATGCGCGATGCTGGAATAGATATCCCAAACTGA
- the fliS gene encoding flagellar export chaperone FliS yields MRGSLQAYKKVSVDSQLTAASPHKIVQMLMAGAIERLIQGKAAMQAGNIPVKGERLGKALDIIISLRSCLSMDDGGDIAKNLDQLYEFMITQISAANHKNDPQPIDDVIDIIREIKSAWDQIPNEYHNLTSADVGI; encoded by the coding sequence ATGCGCGGTTCTTTACAGGCATATAAAAAGGTATCAGTGGATAGTCAGCTAACAGCTGCCTCACCGCATAAGATTGTACAAATGCTAATGGCAGGTGCTATCGAGCGCTTGATTCAAGGTAAAGCGGCAATGCAAGCGGGCAACATCCCAGTGAAAGGCGAGCGACTTGGTAAGGCTCTGGATATCATTATTAGCCTACGTAGTTGCCTGTCTATGGACGATGGTGGCGATATTGCGAAAAACCTAGATCAACTTTATGAGTTCATGATCACGCAAATTTCTGCGGCAAATCACAAAAATGACCCACAGCCTATTGATGATGTTATCGATATTATCCGCGAAATTAAGAGCGCTTGGGACCAAATTCCGAACGAATATCACAACTTGACGTCTGCTGACGTAGGTATTTAA